The Arachis hypogaea cultivar Tifrunner chromosome 16, arahy.Tifrunner.gnm2.J5K5, whole genome shotgun sequence genome contains a region encoding:
- the LOC112754284 gene encoding DEAD-box ATP-dependent RNA helicase 16, protein MAATTTENVLKETVQRYEEDASDDKSFEELGVDARLIRALLKKGIDKPTPIQRVAIPLILEGKDVVARAKTGSGKTFAYLLPMLQKLFANVDRKKQAPNAFVLVPTRELCQQVYAEVVSLIELCRVQLKVAQLNSNMQASDLRAALTGPPDILISTPACLAKCLFDGVLQPASINATLETLILDEADLLLSYGYENDIKSFTPHLPRSCQCLLMSATSSTDVDKLKKLILHNPFILTLPEVGNNKDDVIPKNVQQFWISCPANDKLLYTLAVLKLELVQKKVLIFTNDIDMSFRLKLFLEKFGIKSAVLNAELPQNSRLHIIEEFNAGLFDYLIATDVSQSKEKDEAPKEGKGSRKSRKHKLKLDSEFGVVRGIDFKNVFTVINFDMPRSVAGYVHRIGRTGRAYSSGASISLVSTDEMETLEEVKAFVGDDENKGSNTIVEFPFLTKNAVESLRYRAEDIGKSVTKIAVRESRAQDLRNEILNSEKLKAHFESNPRDLDLLKHDKVLSKNAPPSHLRDVPNYLLDKTTQEARKMVKLASDAMGNNNRRKGFKKKPKTGGDPLKAISAAVSKRSHKGGSHNNTGGRHKHKKTD, encoded by the exons ATGGCGGCGACAACAACCGAAAACGTATTGAAAGAAACGGTGCAGCGATATGAAGAAGACGCAAGCGACGATAAGAGCTTCGAGGAGCTCGGTGTGGACGCTCGTCTCATTCGTGCCTTGCtcaagaaaggaatcgacaagcCCACACCAATTCAGAGAGTCGCTATTCCACTCATTCTG GAAGGTAAGGATGTGGTTGCTCGTGCGAAGACAGGTTCTGGGAAGACGTTTGCTTACCTTCTCCCCATGCTACAGAAACTATTCGCTAATGTTGATCGCAAGAAGCAGGCACCCAATGCTTTTGTTCTTGTTCCGACTCGCGAGCTGTGTCAACAG GTCTACGCAGAGGTTGTGTCACTCATTGAGTTATGCCGAGTTCAACTGAAAGTCGCCCAATTGAATAGCAATATGCAAGCTTCTGATCTG CGTGCAGCTCTGACTGGACCTCCTGATATTTTGATATCCACACCTGCTTGCCTAGCAAAGTGCTTGTTTGATGGTGTACTTCAACCAGCTTCCATTAATGCTACGCTTGAAACTCTAATTCTTGATGAG GCAGATCTTCTGTTATCATATGGATATGAAAATGATATAAAATCTTTTACGCCTCATTTACCCAGAAGTTGCCAGTGTCTTCTTATGTCCGCAACATCAAG TACTGATGTTGACAAACTAAAGAAGTTGATTCTACACAATCCATTCATTTTGACTTTGCCTGAAGTGGGAAATAATAAGGATGACGTCATCCCAAAAAATGTTCAGCAGTTCTGG ATCTCGTGCCCTGCCAATGATAAATTGCTCTACACCCTTGCTGTTTTGAAGTTGGAGTTAGTGCAAAAAAAAGTTCTGATATTCACTAATGACATAGACATGAGTTTCAGATTGAAATTGTTCCTAGAAAAG TTTGGGATTAAGTCTGCTGTTTTAAATGCTGAGTTGCCACAGAATTCCCGACTCCATATTATTGAG GAGTTCAATGCTGGTCTGTTTGATTATCTTATTGCAACTGATGTCAGTCAGTCGAAGGAGAAGGATGAAGCACCTAAAGAAGGCAAAGGATCACGAAAGTCTAGGAAACATAAACTTAAACTCGATTCTGAATTTGGAGTAGTAAGGGGAATTGATTTCAAAAATGTATTCACG GTTATAAACTTTGATATGCCTCGAAGTGTTGCAGGATATGTACATCGAATTGGACGTACAGGAAGAGCATATAGTTCTGGTGCTTCTATTTCTCTG GTTTCAACAGATGAGATGGAAACATTGGAAGAAGTAAAAGCTTttgttggtgatgatgaaaacaagGGCTCAAACACAATTGTGGAGTTTCCTTTCCTCACCAAGAATGCAGTTGAATCTTTGCGGTATAGGGCTGAG GACATTGGGAAGAGCGTAACTAAAATTGCTGTGCGAGAATCACGTGCTCAGGATTTGCGGAATGAAATTCTAAACTCTGAAAA GTTGAAGGCCCACTTTGAAAGTAATCCAAGAGACTTAG ATCTGTTGAAACATGACAAAGTTTTAAGCAAGAATGCACCTCCTTCGCACCTGCGTGATGTGCCCAACTACCTATTAGACAAGACCACCCAGGAGGCAAGGAAAATGGTCAAGCTTGCAAGTGATGCAATGGGAAATAATAATCGTCGCAAGGGATTCAAGAAAAAACCAAAAACAGGTGGAGACCCTCTGAAGGCTATCTCTGCTGCG GTATCAAAAAGATCGCACAAAGGTGGAAGCCACAACAATACCGGTGGTAGACATAAGCACAAAAAGACTGACTGA
- the LOC112754285 gene encoding L-ascorbate oxidase homolog: MGVKRGVATAVVLCVLAFVSVSLGEDPYRFFDWNVTYGDIYPLGVRQQGILINGQFPGPDIHSVTNDNLIINVFNSLDQPFLLSWNGVQQRRNSYEDGVFGTTCPIPPGKNFTYILQVKDQIGSFYYFPSLAFHKAAGGFGGIRILSRPRIPVPFPDPAGDYTVFIGDWYKANHTDLQRQLDSGRKLALPDGILINGRGDNGASFNVEQGKTYRLRISNVGLENSLNFRIQNHKMTLVEVEGTHTLQTTYSSLDVHVGQSYSVLVTADQPPRDYYIVVSTRFTTTVLTTTGILRYSNSAGPVQGPPPGGPTIQIDWSLNQARSIRTNLTASGPRPNPQGSYHYGLINLTRTIVVSSSAGQVNGKQRYAINSVSYVAPDTPLKVADFFKIPGVFRVGSISDRPSGSAIYLDTSVMQTDYRTFVEIVFQNDEDIIQSYHLDGYSFFVVGMDGGTWTAGSRNEYNLRDAVSRCTTQVYPKSWTAIYVALDNVGMWNLRSEFWARQYLGQQFYMRVYTTSTSLRDEYPIPKNALLCGKASGRHTRPL; this comes from the exons ATGGGGGTGAAGAGAGGGGTTGCTACCGCCGTGGTGTTGTGTGTGTTGGCTTTTGTGAGCGTGAGTCTTGGTGAAGATCCCTACAGGTTCTTCGACTGGAATGTTACCTACGGCGACATTTACCCGCTCGGTGTTCGTCAACAG GGAATACTTATAAACGGCCAATTCCCAGGACCAGACATTCATTCAGTTACCAACGACAACCTCATCATCAATGTCTTCAACAGCTTGGACCAGCCCTTTCTCCTCTCCTG GAATGGGGTCCAACAGAGAAGGAACTCATACGAGGATGGGGTGTTTGGAACAACATGTCCCATCCCACCGGGGAAGAACTTCACTTACATACTTCAAGTGAAGGATCAGATTGGAAGCTTTTACTACTTCCCTTCTCTTGCATTCCACAAAGCTGCGGGCGGCTTCGGAGGCATCAGGATCCTCAGCAGGCCAAGGATCCCGGTCCCCTTCCCTGATCCCGCCGGCGATTACACTGTTTTCATTGGAGACTGGTACAAGGCCAACCACACG GATTTGCAAAGGCAACTTGATAGCGGAAGAAAGCTAGCACTCCCCGATGGAATCCTGATCAATGGTCGCGGGGACAACGGGGCCTCATTCAACGTGGAACAAGGAAAGACTTACAGGCTGAGAATATCAAATGTGGGGCTGGAGAATTCCCTGAATTTccgcatacaaaaccacaagATGACCCTGGTGGAAGTGGAAGGAACCCATACCCTTCAGACCACATACTCCTCTCTCGATGTCCACGTTGGTCAATCCTACTCCGTCCTAGTCACCGCCGATCAACCTCCCCGGGACTACTACATCGTGGTTTCCACTCGCTTCACCACCACAGTCCTCACCACCACCGGAATTCTTCGCTACAGCAACTCAGCAGGGCCAGTGCAGGGCCCGCCACCTGGGGGACCCACCATCCAGATTGACTGGTCGTTGAACCAGGCCCGGTCCATCAGGACGAACCTTACAGCAAGTGGGCCAAGGCCCAACCCGCAAGGGTCGTACCACTACGGTCTCATAAACCTGACGAGAACAATCGTGGTGTCGAGCTCAGCCGGGCAGGTGAATGGGAAGCAGAGATACGCCATTAACAGCGTGTCTTACGTTGCACCCGacactcctctcaaggtggcCGACTTCTTCAAGATCCCCGGCGTCTTCCGCGTGGGGAGCATATCCGACAGGCCCAGCGGCTCTGCCATCTACCTTGACACGTCTGTCATGCAGACTGACTACAGAACTTTTGTGGAGATTGTCTTCCAGAACGACGAGGACATCATCCAGTCCTATCATCTTGATGGCTACTCTTTCTTCGTTGTTGG TATGGATGGAGGAACATGGACAGCTGGTAGCAGGAACGAGTACAATCTTCGAGACGCAGTTTCGCGATGCACGACGCAGGTATATCCAAAGTCATGGACAGCAATATATGTGGCGTTGGACAACGTGGGAATGTGGAACTTGAGATCTGAATTCTGGGCAAGGCAATACCTGGGCCAACAATTCTATATGAGAGTGTACACAACATCCACTTCCCTCAGAGATGAATACCCTATTCCCAAGAATGCTCTTCTCTGTGGAAAGGCCTCTGGCCGACACACCCGACCCCTCTAA
- the LOC112754283 gene encoding uncharacterized protein isoform X1, giving the protein MISIDMGSLPLPLNQYPYPNARRDNSVVDHFHGITIPDPYRWLEDPDAQEVKDFVHSQLQLTDSVLESCAARPNLRHKLTNLFDHPHYTVPFRRSHNTYFYFHNSGLQPHSVLYMQNGFHAGAQPHLLLDPNALSPDGSVSLTAVSVSQHADFLAYGLSSSGTDWVTINIMRIQDKHLLPHTLSWVKFSSISWTHDTKGFFYSRYPAPKEGQLVDAGTETNTNLYHELYYHFLGTDQSQDILCWRDPQNPEYRFRASVSDDGRYIIMYIEQGCDPVNKLYYCDMSELTNGLQGFGNKQEEEDAHAHATMLPFVKLVDTFDAQFHYIANDDTLFTFLTNKNAPKYKLVRVDLKEPINSWFDVIHESERDVLESACAVNGNQVIVSYLSDVKYVVQVRDLETGCLQHHLPIDIGTVNGISTRRQDSVFFFGFSSFLSPGIVYQCDLGTQAPVIKVFREIVVPGFDRSQFHANQVFVASKDGTKIPMFIVARKDISLDGSHPCLLYGYGGFNVSVTPCFSVSRIVLARHLGCVLCIANIRGGGEYGEEWHKAGSLAKKQNCFDDFISAAEYLVSVGYTQPAKLCIEGGSNGGLLVAACINQRPDLFGCALAHVGVMDMLRFHKFTIGLFRVLLLYICITISFISGRGYYSGHAWTSEFGCSEKEEEFHWLIKYSPLHNVRRPWEEFGGGSIQYPSTMLLTADHDDRVVPLHSLKLLATMQYVLSTSMKQSPQTNPVIARIECKAGHGAGRSMQKIIEEAVDRYGFMAKVLEAHWIE; this is encoded by the exons ATGATATCCATCGATATGGGATCGCTCCCGCTCCCACTCAACCAATATCCATATCCCAATGCTCGCAGGGACAACTCAGTCGTTGACCATTTTCACGGCATTACCATTCCTGACCCTTACAGATG gcTTGAGGATCCTGATGCCCAAGAAGTCAAAGACTTCGTGCACAGCCAGCTTCAGCTAACGGATTCTGTACTGGAGAGCTGCGCTGCACGTCCCAACCTCCGCCACAAACTCACCAACCTCTTCGACCATCCTCACTACACTGTACCTTTCAGGCGATCGCACAACACCTATTTCTACTTCCACAACTCTGGCCTTCAGCCACACAGTGTTCTCTACATGCAGAATGGCTTCCACGCCGGGGCTCAACCGCACCTTCTGCTTGACCCCAATGCACTCAGCCCAGATGGATCCGTCTCCCTCACTGCTGTATCCGTAAGCCAACATGCTGACTTCTTGGCTTATGGCCTTAGTTCTAGCGGCACCGATTGGGTCACTATCAACATAATGCGTATCCAAGACAAGCATCTCCTCCCACATACTTTATCCTGG GTGAAATTTTCTTCTATTAGTTGGACGCATGACACCAAAGGTTTCTTCTATAGCCGCTATCCAGCTCCCAA GGAGGGACAACTGGTAGATGCTGGCACTGAGACAAACACTAACCTTTATCATGAACTCTATTATCATTTTCTGGGTACTGATCAGTCCCAAGATATTTTGTGCTGGAGAGATCCCCAGAACCCTGAATATCGGTTTAGAGCAAGTGTTAGTGATGATGGCAGGTATATTATCATGTATATTGAACAAGGTTGCGATCCAGTGAATAAACTTTACTACTGTGACATGTCCGAACTTACGAATGGGCTGCAAGGTTTTGGGAATAAACAGGAAGAAGAAGATGCTCATGCTCATGCTACTATGCTCCCATTTGTAAAGCTTGTTGACACGTTTGATGCACAGTTTCACTACATTGCAAATGATGACACTTTATTCACATTCTTAACAAACAAAAATGCTCCCAAATATAAACTAGTCCGAGTGGATTTGAAAGAACCTATTAATTCTTGGTTCGATGTTATCCACGAGTCAGAGAGGGATGTTCTTGAATCAGCATGCGCTGTGAACGGCAACCAAGTAATCGTAAGCTACTTGAGTGATGTCAAGTACGTTGTGCAAGTAAGAGACTTGGAAACAGGTTGCTTGCAGCATCATTTACCAATTGACATTGGCACCGTTAATGGAATCTCTACACGCCGTCAAGACAGTGTCTTTTTCTTTGGCTTCTCCAGCTTTCTGAGTCCTGGTATCGTATATCAGTGCGACCTGGGAACACAAGCTCCTGTTATCAAGGTATTCCGCGAGATTGTAGTTCCTGGTTTTGATCGCTCTCAGTTTCATGCCAATCAGGTGTTTGTTGCTAGTAAAGATGGTACCAAGATTCCAATGTTCATTGTTGCAAGAAAGGACATTAGTTTGGATGGTTCACACCCCTGTTTGCTATACGGGTATGGTGGTTTTAACGTGAGTGTCACACCGTGTTTCAGTGTGAGCCGCATTGTGCTTGCAAGACACTTGGGTTGTGTTTTGTGCATAGCGAACATTCGAGGTGGTGGGGAGTATGGGGAGGAATGGCACAAAGCAGGATCCCTTGCAAAGAAGCAGAATTGTTTCGATGACTTCATCTCTGCAGCCGAATACCTTGTATCCGTAGGGTATACCCAGCCCGCAAAGTTGTGTATTGAAGGCGGAAGCAACGGCGGACTTCTTGTTGCTGCTTGCATAAATCAG AGACCTGATCTTTTTGGTTGTGCACTGGCTCATGTTGGTGTTATGGACATGCTACGATTCCACAAGTTCACCATAGGTTTGTTTCGTGTCTTGCTTTTGTACATATGTATCACAATCTCATTCATTTCGGGTCGTGGTTATTATTCAGGTCATGCTTGGACTTCAGAGTTTGGTTGTTCAGAAAAGGAGGAGGAGTTTCATTGGCTAATCAA ATACTCACCGTTGCACAATGTACGAAGACCCTGGGAAGAGTTTGGTGGTGGGTCAATCCAGTACCCATCAACGATGTTATTGACGGCTGATCATGATGATCGCGTTGTGCCACTCCACTCATTGAAGTTATTGGCG ACGATGCAGTATGTTCTGAGTACTAGTATGAAGCAAAGTCCTCAAACAAACCCTGTGATTGCTCGCATCGAATGCAAGGCCGGACATGGAGCTGGGCGTTCCATGCAGAAAATA ATTGAGGAAGCTGTTGACAGGTACGGATTTATGGCTAAAGTGTTAGAAGCCCACTGGATTGAATAG
- the LOC112754283 gene encoding uncharacterized protein isoform X2 codes for MISIDMGSLPLPLNQYPYPNARRDNSVVDHFHGITIPDPYRWLEDPDAQEVKDFVHSQLQLTDSVLESCAARPNLRHKLTNLFDHPHYTVPFRRSHNTYFYFHNSGLQPHSVLYMQNGFHAGAQPHLLLDPNALSPDGSVSLTAVSVSQHADFLAYGLSSSGTDWVTINIMRIQDKHLLPHTLSWVKFSSISWTHDTKGFFYSRYPAPKEGQLVDAGTETNTNLYHELYYHFLGTDQSQDILCWRDPQNPEYRFRASVSDDGRYIIMYIEQGCDPVNKLYYCDMSELTNGLQGFGNKQEEEDAHAHATMLPFVKLVDTFDAQFHYIANDDTLFTFLTNKNAPKYKLVRVDLKEPINSWFDVIHESERDVLESACAVNGNQVIVSYLSDVKYVVQVRDLETGCLQHHLPIDIGTVNGISTRRQDSVFFFGFSSFLSPGIVYQCDLGTQAPVIKVFREIVVPGFDRSQFHANQVFVASKDGTKIPMFIVARKDISLDGSHPCLLYGYGGFNVSVTPCFSVSRIVLARHLGCVLCIANIRGGGEYGEEWHKAGSLAKKQNCFDDFISAAEYLVSVGYTQPAKLCIEGGSNGGLLVAACINQRPDLFGCALAHVGVMDMLRFHKFTIGHAWTSEFGCSEKEEEFHWLIKYSPLHNVRRPWEEFGGGSIQYPSTMLLTADHDDRVVPLHSLKLLATMQYVLSTSMKQSPQTNPVIARIECKAGHGAGRSMQKIIEEAVDRYGFMAKVLEAHWIE; via the exons ATGATATCCATCGATATGGGATCGCTCCCGCTCCCACTCAACCAATATCCATATCCCAATGCTCGCAGGGACAACTCAGTCGTTGACCATTTTCACGGCATTACCATTCCTGACCCTTACAGATG gcTTGAGGATCCTGATGCCCAAGAAGTCAAAGACTTCGTGCACAGCCAGCTTCAGCTAACGGATTCTGTACTGGAGAGCTGCGCTGCACGTCCCAACCTCCGCCACAAACTCACCAACCTCTTCGACCATCCTCACTACACTGTACCTTTCAGGCGATCGCACAACACCTATTTCTACTTCCACAACTCTGGCCTTCAGCCACACAGTGTTCTCTACATGCAGAATGGCTTCCACGCCGGGGCTCAACCGCACCTTCTGCTTGACCCCAATGCACTCAGCCCAGATGGATCCGTCTCCCTCACTGCTGTATCCGTAAGCCAACATGCTGACTTCTTGGCTTATGGCCTTAGTTCTAGCGGCACCGATTGGGTCACTATCAACATAATGCGTATCCAAGACAAGCATCTCCTCCCACATACTTTATCCTGG GTGAAATTTTCTTCTATTAGTTGGACGCATGACACCAAAGGTTTCTTCTATAGCCGCTATCCAGCTCCCAA GGAGGGACAACTGGTAGATGCTGGCACTGAGACAAACACTAACCTTTATCATGAACTCTATTATCATTTTCTGGGTACTGATCAGTCCCAAGATATTTTGTGCTGGAGAGATCCCCAGAACCCTGAATATCGGTTTAGAGCAAGTGTTAGTGATGATGGCAGGTATATTATCATGTATATTGAACAAGGTTGCGATCCAGTGAATAAACTTTACTACTGTGACATGTCCGAACTTACGAATGGGCTGCAAGGTTTTGGGAATAAACAGGAAGAAGAAGATGCTCATGCTCATGCTACTATGCTCCCATTTGTAAAGCTTGTTGACACGTTTGATGCACAGTTTCACTACATTGCAAATGATGACACTTTATTCACATTCTTAACAAACAAAAATGCTCCCAAATATAAACTAGTCCGAGTGGATTTGAAAGAACCTATTAATTCTTGGTTCGATGTTATCCACGAGTCAGAGAGGGATGTTCTTGAATCAGCATGCGCTGTGAACGGCAACCAAGTAATCGTAAGCTACTTGAGTGATGTCAAGTACGTTGTGCAAGTAAGAGACTTGGAAACAGGTTGCTTGCAGCATCATTTACCAATTGACATTGGCACCGTTAATGGAATCTCTACACGCCGTCAAGACAGTGTCTTTTTCTTTGGCTTCTCCAGCTTTCTGAGTCCTGGTATCGTATATCAGTGCGACCTGGGAACACAAGCTCCTGTTATCAAGGTATTCCGCGAGATTGTAGTTCCTGGTTTTGATCGCTCTCAGTTTCATGCCAATCAGGTGTTTGTTGCTAGTAAAGATGGTACCAAGATTCCAATGTTCATTGTTGCAAGAAAGGACATTAGTTTGGATGGTTCACACCCCTGTTTGCTATACGGGTATGGTGGTTTTAACGTGAGTGTCACACCGTGTTTCAGTGTGAGCCGCATTGTGCTTGCAAGACACTTGGGTTGTGTTTTGTGCATAGCGAACATTCGAGGTGGTGGGGAGTATGGGGAGGAATGGCACAAAGCAGGATCCCTTGCAAAGAAGCAGAATTGTTTCGATGACTTCATCTCTGCAGCCGAATACCTTGTATCCGTAGGGTATACCCAGCCCGCAAAGTTGTGTATTGAAGGCGGAAGCAACGGCGGACTTCTTGTTGCTGCTTGCATAAATCAG AGACCTGATCTTTTTGGTTGTGCACTGGCTCATGTTGGTGTTATGGACATGCTACGATTCCACAAGTTCACCATAG GTCATGCTTGGACTTCAGAGTTTGGTTGTTCAGAAAAGGAGGAGGAGTTTCATTGGCTAATCAA ATACTCACCGTTGCACAATGTACGAAGACCCTGGGAAGAGTTTGGTGGTGGGTCAATCCAGTACCCATCAACGATGTTATTGACGGCTGATCATGATGATCGCGTTGTGCCACTCCACTCATTGAAGTTATTGGCG ACGATGCAGTATGTTCTGAGTACTAGTATGAAGCAAAGTCCTCAAACAAACCCTGTGATTGCTCGCATCGAATGCAAGGCCGGACATGGAGCTGGGCGTTCCATGCAGAAAATA ATTGAGGAAGCTGTTGACAGGTACGGATTTATGGCTAAAGTGTTAGAAGCCCACTGGATTGAATAG